A single genomic interval of Oenanthe melanoleuca isolate GR-GAL-2019-014 chromosome 13, OMel1.0, whole genome shotgun sequence harbors:
- the LOC130258536 gene encoding proteinase-activated receptor 3-like — protein MSWLVLSPRSAAVCVTLLLGCAWLGSAAQPSSVLGKGRSLLRLTPQEKNVCSTASEEDFLNSTLSTRLLPALYSVVLLVGLPANALACWVLATNFRRCSSTIFLLNLAMADLLFVLLLPFKISYHLLGNHWLFGDYLCRTMVAFFYGNMYSSILFLTCIGLERYISVAHPFLWKGSSWARGKVGICVGIWLLVGLAMSPLLLRSHTHDISSLNITTCHDVLEKETQRFFGYYFLSLVGLGFGLPFVLMTISYSCILVRLLAKGGSYGQVVRVLALVLLVFILCFTPSNVLLFIHYLLEPTGCNNGTYISYALALVLSAFNNCFDPFIYLYVSQDFRGWLRDAGGRCLRGLEASSGRSTEKTALPLRSSEQSQGCQAVSPCPGDGGA, from the exons ATGTCCTGGCTGGTGCTGTCACCTCgttctgctgctgtctgtgtcaCCCTCCTGCTCGGCTGTGCCTGGCTTGGCTCTGCCGCCCAGCCCTCGTCAG TGCTGGGCAAAGGGCGGTCCCTGCTCCGCCTCACTCCCCAGGAGAAGAACGTGTGCTCCACGGCCTCCGAGGAAGATTTTCTCAACAGCACCCTCAGCACCCGCCTCCTGCCCGCCCTCTACTCCGTGGTCCTGCTGGTGGGGCTGCCAGCCAACGCTCTGGCCTGCTGGGTCCTGGCCACCAACttcaggagatgctccagcaccatcttcctgctcaacctggccaTGGCTGACCTGCTCTTtgtcctcctgctgcccttcaAGATCTCCTACCACCTCCTGGGCAACCACTGGCTCTTTGGGGACTACCTGTGCCGCACCATGGTGGCCTTCTTCTACGGGAACATGTACAGCtccatcctcttcctcaccTGCATCGGCCTGGAGCGCTACATCTCCGTGGCACACCCCTTCCTGTGGAAGGGCTCCAGCTGGGCGAGGGGCAAGGTGGGCATCTGTGTGGGCATCTggctgctggtggggctggcCATGAGCCCCCTGCTTTTGCGCTCCCACACGCACGACATCTCCAGCCTGAACATCACGACGTGCCACGACGTGCTGGAAAAGGAAACCCAAAGGTTCTTTGGCTACTATTTCCTGTccctggtggggctgggctTTGGCCTGCCCTTTGTGCTCATGACCATCTCCTACAGCTGCATCCTGGTGCGGCTGCTGGCCAAGGGAGGCAGCTACGGGCAGGTGGTGCGTGTCCtggccctggtcctgctggtctTCATCCTCTGCTTCACGCCCAGCAACGTCCTGCTCTTCATCCACTACCTGCTGGAGCCCACGGGGTGCAACAACGGCACCTACATCTCCTACGCCCTGGCCCTGGTGCTCAGCGCCTTCAACAACTGCTTCGATCCCTTCATCTACCTCTACGTCTCGCAGGATTTTCGGGGCTGGCTCCGGGATGCAGGAGGGCGCTGCCTGCGGGGGCTCGAGGCCTCGTCGGGGAGGTCCACGGAGAAAACAGCCCTGCCCCTGAGGTCCAGcgagcagagccagggctgccaggccGTGTCCCCCTGCCCCGGGGACGGGGGAGCCTGA